From the genome of Miscanthus floridulus cultivar M001 chromosome 10, ASM1932011v1, whole genome shotgun sequence, one region includes:
- the LOC136488915 gene encoding putative AP2/ERF and B3 domain-containing protein Os01g0140700, translated as MSFSKLPAAATYTAAMMESSTKMALAAIDGADVEVAEQQLPPSRIINGVRPQPSNRCWCGAQTYERPTRKWMSTFPEKETLARGYDDLAALRAAANAASPTTTTGIVSRTREALYMRLTCVPADELSVTVETTLQMQTSSDEVRPSVWQAARAQPATTWVREHLFQTALTPSDVGKLNHLVVPKHHAEKHLFLNRNPMMAAGIGMLIDFVDGSGKTWRFRYPVQRDQPDMHIDYWKTQKKPEDAMADAIAVDCHGVMLFGVDIATA; from the exons ATGTCCTTCTCGAAGCTACCCGCCGCCGCAACGTATACTGCTGCGATGATGGAGTCCAGCACCAAAATGGCCTTGGCGGCCATAGACGGTGCCGACGTCGAGGTGGCGGAGCAACAGCTTCCACCGTCTCGGATCATCAATGGCGTCAGGCCACAGCCTTCGAACCGGTGCTGGTGCGGCGCCCAAACCTACGAACGGCCCACACGGAAGTGGATGAGCACGTTCCCTGAAAAAGAAACCCTGGCTCGCGGCTACGACGACCTGGCTGCGCTGCGCGCCGCTGCCAACGCGGCATCGCCGACCACAACTACAGGAATAGTTTCTAGGACGCGTGAGGCTTTGTATATGCGGCTCA CTTGCGTTCCAGCCGACGAGCTTTCCGTGACCGTTGAGACGACGTTGCAGATGCAGACGTCTTCCGACGAGGTGCGGCCGAGCGTGTGGCAGGCAGCGCGTGCGCAGCCGGCGACGACGTGGGTGCGGGAACATCTTTTCCAGACGGCGCTGACGCCGAGCGACGTCGGCAAGCTCAACCACCTCGTCGTGCCGAAGCACCACGCCGAGAAGCACTTGTTTCTGAACCGCAACCCCATGATGGCCGCCGGTATTGGCATGCTCATCGACTTCGTGGACGGCTCCGGGAAGACGTGGCGGTTCAGGTACCCCGTTCAGCGCGACCAGCCAGAT ATGCACATAGACTACTGGAAGACGCAGAAGAAGCCAGAAGATGCCATGGCTGATGCTATTGCCGTTGATTGCCATGGCGTCATGCTGTTCGGCGTTGATATTGCTACAGCCTAG